The genomic window CGGCCGGCTCCGCCGGCGAGTTCGCGCAGGCGCTGCACCGCGAGCCCGTGCGCGAGGTGCTGGTGGTGCACCGCGGCGAGGCCGGCGAAGGGGTCGGTGAGGCCGGGAGCGTGCTCGCCCCCGACGTATCCGATGAGCGACGAGCACAGCGGCTCGTTGAACGTCGTCCAGTGCGCGACGCGGTCGCCGAGTGCGCCGTACACGGCCTCGGCGTACTCGAGGAACCGGTACGACGTGTCGCGGTTCGCCCAGCCGCCCTGCTCCTGCAGTGCCTGCGGCAGGTCCCAGTGGTAGAGCGTCAGCCAGGGCAGCACGCCCTGCTCGAGCAGTTCGTCGACGAGGCGCGAGTAGAAGTCGAGGCCTTCCCGGTTGACGCTGCGGCCGCCGGGGACGACGCGCGCCCAGCTCGTCGAGAACCGGTAGGAGTCGAGGCCCAGGTCGCGCATGAGCGCCACGTCCTCGGGCATCCGGTGGTAGTGGTCGACCGCCTGCTCGGGGGTGTCGCCGAACGCGACCGCCCCGGGAACGCGCGCGTACGCGTCCCAGATGGAGTCCTCCTTGCCGCCCTCGTGGGCGGCTCCCTCGATCTGCGCGGCCGCCGTGGCGGAACCCCAGATGAAGCCCTTGGGGAAGTTCGTCGCTGCCATCAGCCCTTGACCGCTCCTGCCATGATTCCGGAGATGAGTTGCTTGCCCGCGATCACGAAGAGCACGAGCAGGGGGATCGTCGCCATGACCGCGCCCGTGAGCACGATCGAGTAGTCGATGTAGTAGCCCGACTGGAGCTGGCTGAGCGCCGTCTGCAGGGTCGGGTTGGTGGGGCTCAGCACGATGAGCGGCCACAGGTAGTCGGTCCACGCCGTCATGAACGTGAAGAGGCCGAGGATCGCCATGGCCGGGCGTGCGGCGGGCAGGCCGACGGTGAGGAACGTGCGGAACTGGTTCGCGCCGTCGACGCGGGCGGCCTCGATCAGCTCGTCGGGGATGACGTCGACGAGGTACTGGCGCATGAAGAACACGCCGAACGCGGTGACGAGCGTGGGCACGATGACGGCCCCGAGCGTGCCGGTCCAGCCGAGCTCCCGCATGACCATGAACAGCGGGATGATGCCCAGCTGCGTGGGGATCGCCATCGTCGCGACCACGAAGACCATGAGCCCGTCACGTCCCTTGAAGCGGAGCTTCGCGAACGCGTATCCGGCGAGCGTCGAGAACGTGACCACCGAGATGGTGATGATCGACGACACGATGATGGAGTTGCCGAGCGCGAGCCAGAACGGGATCGCGTCGAACACCTTCTGCGCGTTGGCGAGGAAGTTGCCGCCGGGGATCAGCGGCAGCGTCTCGCCGCGCGTGGCGTTGGTGCTCGAGCCGACGACGAACGACCACCAGAGCGGGTAGGCGCTGCCGATGAGGAACGCGGCGAGCAGGCCGTAGGTGAGGAATCCGGGTCGGCTGCCGATGCCGGCGAGTCCGCCGGAGCGGCCGCCGCGGCGACCGCGGCCGGCACGATCGCGATCGCCCC from Agromyces sp. LHK192 includes these protein-coding regions:
- a CDS encoding carbohydrate ABC transporter permease; this translates as MSTATPEPIPAVRVDVVEPETAAHPDVVGRGDRDRAGRGRRGGRSGGLAGIGSRPGFLTYGLLAAFLIGSAYPLWWSFVVGSSTNATRGETLPLIPGGNFLANAQKVFDAIPFWLALGNSIIVSSIITISVVTFSTLAGYAFAKLRFKGRDGLMVFVVATMAIPTQLGIIPLFMVMRELGWTGTLGAVIVPTLVTAFGVFFMRQYLVDVIPDELIEAARVDGANQFRTFLTVGLPAARPAMAILGLFTFMTAWTDYLWPLIVLSPTNPTLQTALSQLQSGYYIDYSIVLTGAVMATIPLLVLFVIAGKQLISGIMAGAVKG